The following are from one region of the Simiduia agarivorans SA1 = DSM 21679 genome:
- a CDS encoding cellulase family glycosylhydrolase, whose translation MKRKILGMAMAGLFATFAEAAQVSMSASGDWGSAFQGDTKITNDEAGAVNGWTITFGASFTIDQIWNARIISKTGNTYVIGNLDYNGAINPGESVNFGFIGSPGNAMMPVDIVFNGGAAPTPTPTPTPTPTPTPTPTPTPTPTPTPTPTPGNGLPGDDWLSVSGNTIVNKSGQPVWLTGANWFGFNTTERVFHGLWSVNLDATVKAMADRGINLVRVPFSTELVKEWMAGQFKAININTHANPELTGMNSLQVFDAFLAACKKYGVKVLLDAHSAEADNSGHVQPLWTKGNITEADFINTWVWLAERYKNDDTIVAFDLENEPHGKAHSDTVFAKWDGSTDANNWKHVSEKTAKAVLAANPEILIMIEGIEVYPIDGLSWDSKNEKSYHFNWWGGNLRGVADHPVLVPGHQNKIMYSPHDYGPLVFAQDWFYPGFSKETLINDVWQDNWLYIHTQGISPLLMGEWGGFLDGGDNEKWMLALRELMNDYKIHHTFWCLNPNSGDTGGLLTGDWTNWDEAKYKVLEPVLWQNAAGAYIGLDHEVPLGANGITVKQHYLNGGARPIGL comes from the coding sequence GTGAAGAGAAAAATATTAGGTATGGCGATGGCTGGCCTGTTTGCCACTTTCGCTGAGGCCGCTCAGGTTTCAATGTCTGCGTCCGGCGACTGGGGCAGCGCGTTTCAGGGTGACACCAAAATCACCAATGATGAAGCGGGCGCCGTTAACGGTTGGACCATTACATTTGGTGCCAGTTTTACTATCGATCAGATTTGGAACGCGCGTATCATATCCAAGACCGGGAATACCTATGTGATCGGTAATCTCGATTACAACGGTGCAATCAATCCGGGCGAGAGTGTCAATTTCGGTTTTATCGGGTCGCCGGGCAATGCGATGATGCCAGTGGATATCGTTTTTAACGGAGGTGCTGCGCCAACCCCAACCCCGACACCAACCCCGACACCAACCCCGACACCAACACCTACGCCCACACCGACCCCAACGCCTACACCAACCCCAACCCCTGGAAATGGTTTGCCCGGTGACGACTGGTTGAGCGTGTCCGGAAATACCATTGTCAATAAATCTGGTCAGCCGGTCTGGCTTACCGGCGCCAATTGGTTTGGCTTTAATACCACCGAGCGTGTCTTCCATGGGCTGTGGAGCGTTAATCTCGACGCGACAGTTAAAGCTATGGCCGACAGAGGTATAAATCTGGTGCGCGTGCCATTCTCGACCGAATTGGTTAAGGAGTGGATGGCGGGTCAGTTCAAGGCGATTAACATCAACACCCATGCCAACCCTGAGCTGACAGGCATGAACAGCCTGCAGGTATTTGATGCGTTTCTGGCCGCGTGCAAAAAGTATGGCGTAAAGGTCCTGCTGGATGCGCATTCAGCCGAAGCCGATAACTCGGGTCACGTTCAGCCCCTGTGGACCAAGGGCAATATCACCGAGGCTGACTTTATAAACACTTGGGTATGGTTGGCCGAACGTTATAAAAACGACGACACCATTGTCGCGTTTGACCTGGAAAACGAGCCGCATGGCAAGGCGCATAGCGATACAGTATTTGCCAAGTGGGATGGTTCAACCGATGCCAATAACTGGAAGCATGTGTCGGAAAAAACGGCAAAGGCGGTGCTGGCAGCGAATCCCGAAATACTGATCATGATCGAGGGCATTGAGGTGTACCCGATAGACGGCCTGAGTTGGGATTCGAAAAATGAGAAGTCGTACCATTTCAACTGGTGGGGCGGTAATTTGCGCGGTGTTGCCGATCATCCAGTGTTAGTGCCCGGCCACCAGAATAAAATCATGTATTCGCCACATGACTATGGCCCGCTGGTATTTGCGCAGGATTGGTTTTATCCCGGTTTTTCGAAGGAAACGCTGATCAATGACGTATGGCAGGACAACTGGCTTTACATTCATACCCAGGGTATTTCTCCACTGCTGATGGGTGAGTGGGGCGGCTTCCTTGATGGTGGCGACAACGAAAAATGGATGCTGGCCCTCAGGGAGTTGATGAATGACTACAAAATCCATCACACCTTCTGGTGCCTTAACCCTAACTCGGGTGACACCGGCGGATTGCTCACTGGCGATTGGACCAACTGGGATGAGGCCAAATACAAGGTGCTTGAACCGGTACTCTGGCAAAACGCAGCCGGCGCTTATATCGGCCTTGATCACGAAGTGCCATTGGGCGCCAACGGCATAACGGTGAAACAACATTACCTGAACGGTGGGGCTCGGCCAATCGGTCTGTAA